A stretch of the Meles meles chromosome 19, mMelMel3.1 paternal haplotype, whole genome shotgun sequence genome encodes the following:
- the CX3CL1 gene encoding LOW QUALITY PROTEIN: fractalkine (The sequence of the model RefSeq protein was modified relative to this genomic sequence to represent the inferred CDS: inserted 2 bases in 1 codon) translates to MAPPPVSWLLRLAALCHLTMLLAGQHHGVKKCNVTCNKMTSEIPVAFLDHYQRNQESCGKPAIILRTKKNRIFCADPEAAWVQKAITHLDRQTSVPTQDDGSFAMQIGGSETTTATMGMDSPAITEPKATQENSGQETQSASGTSSELPAGVADSWGTRFPSTPKAPDGGAPAGSQKTEFFNAAALTTATSWQSSTAYKPGSGLWTEGKASEALPTQTSPTQTSPTQAPSTQAPSTQTPSTQAPPXTQAPSTQTLLTQAPPAHVPTISHRASEDSVGPESQPVWITGDDPTPENSLEPEEMGPISVHTDDFGGPEGTPHFSTVPVSSQGVPSREPVASGSWTPKAEEPIHATMDPQRLGVLITPVPDSQAATRRQAVGLLAFLGLLFCLGVAMFAYQSLQGCPRKLAGDVVEGLRYVPRSCGSNSYVLVPV, encoded by the exons ATGGCTCCTCCGCCAGTCTCGTGGCTGCTCCGCCTGGCTGCCCTCTGCCATCTGACCATGCTGCTGGCTG GACAGCACCATGGTGTGAAGAAATGCAACGTCACCTGCAACAAGATGACCTCGGAGATCCCCGTGGCCTTTCTAGACCACTACCAGCGAAATCAAGAATCCTGCGGCAAGCCTGCCATCAT CCTGAGGACGAAAAAGAACAGAATCTTCTGTGCCGATCCAGAGGCAGCATGGGTTCAGAAAGCCATAACACATCTAGATCGCCAGACTTCTGTTCCGACTCAAGATGACGGCAGCTTCGCGATGCAAATCGGTGGGAGTGAGACCACCACGGCCACCATGGGAATGGACAGTCCTGCAATCACAGAGCCCAAAGCCACCCAGGAGAACAGTGGCCAGGAGACACAGAGCGCCTCGGGGACTTCCTCAGAGCTGCCAGCTGGAGTGGCTGATTCCTGGGGGACCAGGTTCCCCTCCACTCCCAAGGCTCCAGATGGAGGAGCACCAGCTGGGTCCCAGAAAACTGAGTTTTTCAACGCTGCAGCCCTCACCACCGCAACGTCCTGGCAGAGTTCCACTGCCTACAAGCCCGGGTCAGGCCTCTGGACTGAGGGAAAGGCCTCTGAGGCCCTCCCCACCCAGACCTCCCCCACCCAGAcctcccccacccaggccccctccacccaggccccctccacCCAGACCCCctccacccaggccccccc cacccaggccccctccacCCAGACCCTCCTTACCCAGGctccccctgcccatgtcccCACCATTTCACACAGAGCCTCAGAGGACAGTGTTGGCCCTGAAAGCCAACCTGTGTGGATCACGGGAGACGATCCCACGCCAGAGAACTCTCTAGAGCCTGAGGAGATGGGTCCTATTTCAGTTCACACAGATGATTTTGGGGGGCCTGAAGGCACTCCCCATTTCTCCACAGTCCCCGTCTCCTCTCAAGGGgttcccagcagggagccagtgGCCTCCGGCAGCTGGACCCCCAAGGCGGAGGAGCCCATCCATGCCACTATGGACCCCCAGAGGCTGGGTGTCCTCATCACTCCTGTCCCCGACTCACAGGCAGCTACCCGGAGGCAGGCGGTGGGGCTGCTGGCCTTCCTCGGCCTCCTCTTCTGCCTGGGAGTGGCCATGTTTGCCTACCAGAGCCTCCAGGGCTGCCCCCGCAAGCTGGCAGGGGACGTGGTGGAGGGGCTTCGCTATGTCCCCCGGAGCTGTGGCAGCAATTCCTATGTCCTGGTGCCGGTGTGA